The genomic window AAATGTCCGAATTGGCGACAAGAAACAACAGTTTTGATCTGTCTCTTGGTCTGCCCGATTTTGATATTGATGAACGTTTAAGGGATTATTTAAAAGAATCCGCAGACCTTAATACCCATAATTATGAGCCACTTGCAGGAAATCCTTTACTGATTGAAAATGTCATTAAGTTTAATCTGAAAAGGCCTAACCGCATCAGGCTTAATGAAAATGAAGTTACGATTGTTCCCTGTGCAACCTTTGCTTTATATACTTCTCTTAAATCTATTCTAAATCAGGGAGATGAAGTAATTGTTATTCAACCTTCGTATTATACGTATGGTCCTTCGATTGTAATGAATGGCGGAATTCCGATCTATTATGATCTTGATAATGATTTTGCGATAAATTGGGAAAAATTTCAAAATTGTATCTCAGAAAAAACCAAAGCCATTATTGTTAATTCGCCACAAAATCCTACCGGGAAAATCTGGCGGCAAAACGACTGGAACCAGTTGTATGAATTGATTAAAAATCAGGATATTTACCTTATTTCCGAGGAAATTTACGATACGTATTGTTACGATGGTGTTGAACATTACAGTTCTTTTCTTCATCCTGAACTGAAAAAGAAAACATTCTGTATTTTTTCTTTCGGGAAAATGTTTCATGCAACCGGCTGGAAAGTGAGTTATTTATTAACCTCCGAAGATTTAACGGCAAAATTCCGTTGCCATCAGCAATATATTTCTTACAGTGCAAGTTCTCCTTGTCAGTATGCGATTGCAAAGTATCTTGAGGTCTTTGATCCGTCTGTAAATCAGGCAGAAATGCAGAGAAAAAGGAATATTTTTAATGAATTAATTAAAGAAACTCCATTCATAGTTGAACAAAAAGCTGAAGGAGCTGTTTTTCAGGTCGTTAATTTCAGAAATATTTCAAAAACAATGACCGATGTAGAATTTTCAAGATGGCTGACTGTTGAAAAAAAAGTGGCTTGTCTTCCGCTTTCTGCATTTTATAATTCAAGGCAAGATTCTGATTATGTGCGGTTTAGTTTTGCTAAAAAAGATGAATTGATTTTTGATGCTTTGGAGTATTTGAGGAAGAATCTTTGATATCTTATGTTGCTGTTACTGTGAAATGTACTTTATAGATTTCTCATTCGTCGAAATGACAGAGTGTTTTTTCTCCCGCAGATTTTGCTGATTACGCAGATTTTTTTTTATTTGTGTTAAAATTTGTGTCATTAGTGTTTAAATAAAAACAAAAAAGCACCGCCAACGCAGTGCTTTATATATTTTAAAATTGATTTTAAAGAGCTAGAACCCTTACGTCAATTCTTCTGTTTTTCGCTTTACATTCATCCGTATCATTGGCTTCACAAACAGGATACTGTGAGCCGTAGCCTTCCGCTTCTACCCTGTCTCCGGCAATTCCCAGCTCCAGTAACTTTAGTTTTGCAGTCTGAGCCCTCAAATTAGAAAGTTTTTGGTTGCTTTCTTCATTTCCGGTATTGTCTGTATAACCTCCTAATTTTACTTTTAAATTTGGATAAGTATTTAAAATTTCAACCAAATTTAATAATTGTACTTCAGACCCCGGCTTCAGATCACTTGAACCTGTTTGGAAATATAAATTCTCAATCGTGTACCAGGTGTTCGGATCCAGTACTTTCTGATCTTTATTTTTAATCAAATTATACATCTGATACAACTGGCTTCCTTCCCCGATCGATATTTTCTTTCCACCTTTCAATTCCACCTCCTGAATAGTTCCTGTATCGTAAACGAAGTCTCCGCTTTCATTCAAATGACCTTTGATTTCTTTTGGAGCTAAATCAACCACTCCGGCGGTTACTTCAACACTTTTAACTCCCGCAACGCCCGTTAGTGCTTCAATTTTTGCCTTTCTGTTGGCCTCAATTTTATCTTTATGTAAAACGGCTAAAGTCGGTGCGATAACCAGCGAAACGATTGACATTAATTTAATCAAAATATTCATCGAAGGTCCCGAAGTATCTTTGAAAGGATCTCCCACTGTATCTCCGGTTACCGAAGCTTTGTGAGGTTCAGAGCCTTTGTAATAAGTCTGTCCGTTAATATCTACTCCCTTTTCAAAAGATTTTTTGGCATTATCCCAAGCTCCACCTGCATTGTTCTGGAACATTCCCATTAAAACCCCACTTACGGTAGCACCGGCTAAAAATCCGCCCAATACTTCAGGGCCGAAAATAAATCCGATCAATAAAGGAGAAATAATAGCAATCGCTCCGGGAAGCATCATTTTTTTGATGGAAGCATCTGTTGAGATCGCCACACATTTTTCATATTCCGGCTGAGCTTTTCCTTCCAATATTCCCGGAATCTCACGGAACTGTCTGCGCACTTCCTCTACCATTGCCATTGCAGCCTGTCCCACCGCTGTAATCGCCAATGAAGAAAAGATAAACGGAATCATCCCGCCGACAAATAATCCGGCCAAAACATCCGCTCTGTAAATATCAATACCATCAATTCCTGCAATTCCTACGAACGCTGCGAATAAAGCCAAAGCCGTCAACGCCGCTGAAGCAATCGCAAACCCTTTTCCTGTAGCTGCTGTGGTATTTCCTACCGCATCCAGAATATCGGTTTTTTCACGAACTTCTTTCGGTAATTCACTCATTTCGGCAATACCTCCGGCATTATCTGCAATCGGACCGAATGCATCGATAGCCAACTGCATTGCTGTTGTTGCCATCATTCCGGCCGCTGCGATCGCAACTCCGTAAAGACCTGCACACAGATAAGAACCATAAATTCCGCCTGCCAAAACAATGATCGGAAGTAATGTCGATTCCATCCCAACGGAAAGTCCGCCGATAATATTGGTTGCATGACCTGTCGAAGATTGTCTTACAATGCTTGAAACCGGTCTTTTACCCATTGCTGTATAATATTCTGTGATGATACTCATTAAAGTGCCCACAACTAATCCTACCATAATTGCCCCAAAAACACCCATTTTAGAGAATTCCTGTCCTCTCAGAACCATTTTGTCCGGCAAAAGATATGTTACCAAAAAATAGGAAGCTATAGCTGTAATGACGATACTTCCCCAGTTTCCAAGGTTCAGTGCGTTTTGTACGCTTGATGTGGAAGAATCTTCATTGTCATTAATTCTTACAAACAAAGTCCCGATCATGGAAAAAATAATTCCTGTTCCGGCAATTAGCATCGGTAACAAAATCGGCGCAAAACCACCAAAAGAATCTTCAGAAACCGTTTCTCTTCCCAACACCATTGTTGCTAAAACCGTCGCTACGTATGAACCGAATAAATCCGCTCCCATTCCGGCAACGTCTCCTACGTTATCTCCCACGTTATCAGCAATTGTAGCCGGATTTCTAGGATCATCTTCCGGAATCCCGGCTTCTACTTTTCCTACCAAATCTGCTCCGACATCGGCTGCTTTAGTATAAATTCCGCCGCCTACTCTTGCGAAAAGTGCGATAGATTCTGCACCTAAAGAGAAACCTGTTAAGATTTCGATCGTTCTCTCCATTTCATGAGAGTCTACTGTAGCATGCGGAGCGAAAATTTGTTTGATAATTAAATATAAACCTCCCAATCCTAAAACGGCAAGACCTGCAACCCCCATTCCCATCACCGAACCTCCGGCAAAGGAAACTTTAAGCGCTTTTGAAAGTGAAGTTTTTGCGGCCTGAGCGGTTCTTACATTAGCTTTTGTAGCGATTTTCATTCCGATAAAACCTGCCGAAGCCGAAAATATAGCTCCAAAAACAAAAGCCACCCCGATAGCCCAGTGAGAATTGGCATTGCTCATTCCCATGACGGCTAAAAGAATAGCTACAATCGCTACGAAATAGGTTAAGATTCTGTACTCGGCCTTTAGAAAAGCCATGGCACCGTCAGCGATATGTCCGCTGATAACTTTCATTTTCTCATCCCCGGCATCCTGCTTCGTCACCCAGTTACTTTGAAGAAAGGTGTAAAGTAAGGCAACGACACCAAAGATTGGTACTAACACAAATAAGTCCATAGTTTAATATTTTTTTGGTAATAAAGAACTAAATATAATAAATAATTGCTATGAAATCGTGAAAAAATATTCTAACTATTTAAAAATAATTAGTTAAACGTTTGACCTATTTATTTGAAATTTATTTTAATTTTGATAAATATTTACATCATGCATTAATTTTAAGTTTGGCTAAAGCCCACTCCTATTGAATACAGCGCATTGGTTATCTGCTTGTAACAACAAAAAAGGATAAACGAAAATTCATTTATCCTTTAATTTATCTTAAATAAAGAGTATATTATCCTCCGTATTTATTGGCGTAGTCCTGCTGAGATGCTCTGATTACATGTTTTGCATGTTCAGCACCGTAAACTTCCTGGATTCTGCACTTTGCAGGCTCATCCGGTAAGTTTTTATAAGTCAGGAAATAGTGCATTAATCGTTTCACTTCCGCTTCAGGCAATTCTGCAATATCTCTGAAATGTCCGAAAGCGTGGTCACCGATCATTACAGCAACGATTTTATCATCTGCTTCACCTCCGTCGATCATTTTGAAACCTCCGATAGGAATAGCTTCCATCAACAAACCTCCTGCATGAATATTGTGTGAACTTAAAACACAGATATCAAGCGGGTCATGATCTCCCATTGTAACGTCTGTTGCTCCTCTTTCAATAGCTAAATTCATCACAGCAGAATCGCAGTATGTTCTTGGAACAAAACCATATAATGCAGGAATGATATTAGAAAATTTTTGAGGTCTGTCTACCTTTAAAAAACCGGTTTCTTTATCTACTTCGTATTTAATAGTATCTGAAGGAACGATCTCCACGAAAACATTTACAACATTTGGCGCATCTTCCCCTGCAGAAATCCCATGCCACGGATGTGCTTTAAAATTTGGAATCATTATTTAAATTTTTTATTTTTTAGTTAAGCTATTATTAAAATTTCTCTTCTCAGGTCTTCTATCGTTGCCGAAATATAATCTTCACTGTTCATATAATTCATGATGAAAACCGTTTTGAACTCATCTAAATTCGG from Chryseobacterium wanjuense includes these protein-coding regions:
- a CDS encoding inorganic pyrophosphatase, whose product is MIPNFKAHPWHGISAGEDAPNVVNVFVEIVPSDTIKYEVDKETGFLKVDRPQKFSNIIPALYGFVPRTYCDSAVMNLAIERGATDVTMGDHDPLDICVLSSHNIHAGGLLMEAIPIGGFKMIDGGEADDKIVAVMIGDHAFGHFRDIAELPEAEVKRLMHYFLTYKNLPDEPAKCRIQEVYGAEHAKHVIRASQQDYANKYGG
- a CDS encoding sodium-translocating pyrophosphatase; the protein is MDLFVLVPIFGVVALLYTFLQSNWVTKQDAGDEKMKVISGHIADGAMAFLKAEYRILTYFVAIVAILLAVMGMSNANSHWAIGVAFVFGAIFSASAGFIGMKIATKANVRTAQAAKTSLSKALKVSFAGGSVMGMGVAGLAVLGLGGLYLIIKQIFAPHATVDSHEMERTIEILTGFSLGAESIALFARVGGGIYTKAADVGADLVGKVEAGIPEDDPRNPATIADNVGDNVGDVAGMGADLFGSYVATVLATMVLGRETVSEDSFGGFAPILLPMLIAGTGIIFSMIGTLFVRINDNEDSSTSSVQNALNLGNWGSIVITAIASYFLVTYLLPDKMVLRGQEFSKMGVFGAIMVGLVVGTLMSIITEYYTAMGKRPVSSIVRQSSTGHATNIIGGLSVGMESTLLPIIVLAGGIYGSYLCAGLYGVAIAAAGMMATTAMQLAIDAFGPIADNAGGIAEMSELPKEVREKTDILDAVGNTTAATGKGFAIASAALTALALFAAFVGIAGIDGIDIYRADVLAGLFVGGMIPFIFSSLAITAVGQAAMAMVEEVRRQFREIPGILEGKAQPEYEKCVAISTDASIKKMMLPGAIAIISPLLIGFIFGPEVLGGFLAGATVSGVLMGMFQNNAGGAWDNAKKSFEKGVDINGQTYYKGSEPHKASVTGDTVGDPFKDTSGPSMNILIKLMSIVSLVIAPTLAVLHKDKIEANRKAKIEALTGVAGVKSVEVTAGVVDLAPKEIKGHLNESGDFVYDTGTIQEVELKGGKKISIGEGSQLYQMYNLIKNKDQKVLDPNTWYTIENLYFQTGSSDLKPGSEVQLLNLVEILNTYPNLKVKLGGYTDNTGNEESNQKLSNLRAQTAKLKLLELGIAGDRVEAEGYGSQYPVCEANDTDECKAKNRRIDVRVLAL
- a CDS encoding aminotransferase class I/II-fold pyridoxal phosphate-dependent enzyme; its protein translation is MGNIYGFNHYSFFTEMSELATRNNSFDLSLGLPDFDIDERLRDYLKESADLNTHNYEPLAGNPLLIENVIKFNLKRPNRIRLNENEVTIVPCATFALYTSLKSILNQGDEVIVIQPSYYTYGPSIVMNGGIPIYYDLDNDFAINWEKFQNCISEKTKAIIVNSPQNPTGKIWRQNDWNQLYELIKNQDIYLISEEIYDTYCYDGVEHYSSFLHPELKKKTFCIFSFGKMFHATGWKVSYLLTSEDLTAKFRCHQQYISYSASSPCQYAIAKYLEVFDPSVNQAEMQRKRNIFNELIKETPFIVEQKAEGAVFQVVNFRNISKTMTDVEFSRWLTVEKKVACLPLSAFYNSRQDSDYVRFSFAKKDELIFDALEYLRKNL